Proteins encoded together in one Passer domesticus isolate bPasDom1 chromosome 6, bPasDom1.hap1, whole genome shotgun sequence window:
- the PLA2G4B gene encoding cytosolic phospholipase A2 beta isoform X4: MKFCPIHMLSVRIIQAKNIKSRDLWTVPLSCQNLAGQCYSLLDTSLKYLGISGCSRNLPSSPDSSSERHQPGDFLSHRCQASQMTASDCYVRLWLPSAYPGKLRTKTIRNSDNPVWNETFYFRIQREVENILELAVCDEDALTKDDMQFTVLFNVARIRPGETIRETFALKSETERCYKKWESLEVEFWMERVPGPPEHLITNDVLVSREVCCLEVHVDINESRKYLREGKNLVLTVPASHERTQKTTEDTDTFYFHCVKAWEPVLKVRLQKVSDKEDDNSNLSDTLTVPLKFLPVGHKVKVTLPVRNNVPLQLYLQLNACTEKLDVRLGYDLCQGEQEFLHKRKRVVAGALKRVLHLERDLHGHEVPVIAVMATGGGLRAMSAMFGHLLALQKLNLLDCVTYLTGASGSTWTLADLYEHADWSQKSLEGPLKAVKEQVTKCKLNLMSIDHLKYYHKELAERAKAGHVPSFTTLWSLVQEMFLHERPRKYKLTDQRKALEHGQNPLPFYAVLNVKEEKFGTFKFREWADFSPYEVAIPKYGVSIPSEYFDSEFFMGRRVKKLPESRICYLEGLWTNIFTRNLLDGLYWSSNSNEFWERWSQDMVDIEKHSPEEDITVIEPPSCLSGKLYEMFQDIMTKRPLLGKSHNFLRGLEFHKDYIHQKKFIEWKDTVLDGFPNNLTPLQKYLCLIDVGYFINTSGAALFKPERNVDVIISLDYGLGHVFKQLEMTYKYCKIQNIPFPKVELSPEEEKNPKECYIFADAEDPRAPIVIHFPLVNDTFKEFKEPGVKRGHSEMEEGKVNLENSCSPYYLIRLIYSSENFDKLVNLSRYNILNNKDLLLQAIRSAVERKKSRRTGNFSSYSGYP; encoded by the exons A tgacagcatCAGACTGCTATGTACGCTTGTGGCTGCCGTCTGCTTATCCTGGAAAGCTTCGGACCAAAACCATCAGGAATTCTGACAACCCTGTCTGGAATGAGACTTTCTACTTTAGGATCCAGAGGGAAGTCGAG AATATTTTAGAATTGGCAGTGTGTGATGAAGATGCACTCACCAAAGATGACATGCAGTTCACAGTTCTTTTTAATGTTGCTAGAATCAGACCTGGGGAGACAATCCGTGAGACATTTGCTTTGAAATCAGAG ACAGAGAGGTGCTATAAGAAATGGGAAAGTTTGGAAGTGGAATTCTGGATGGAAAGAGT TCCTGGTCCTCCAGAGCATCTCATTACCAATGATGTCCTAGTG TCCCGTGAGGTTTGCTGCTTGGAAGTGCATGTGGACATTAATGAAAGCAGGAAATACTTGAGAG AGGGTAAAAATCTCGTGCTAACGGTGCCTGCATCTCATGAGAGAACGCAGAAGACGACAGAGGACACCGACACTTTCTACTTCCACTGCGTGAAGGCTTGGGAGCCAGTTCTAAAAGTCAGGCTGCAG AAAGTTTCTGATAAGGAAGATGACAACAGCAATTTAAGTGACACCTTAACGGTACCACTGAAGTTTCTCCCTGTTGGACATAAAGTGAAAGTAACCCTTCCCGTAAGAAAC AATGTGCCACTACAGTTGTACCTCCAATTAAATGCTTG CACAGAAAAACTAGATGTGCGCTTAGGGTATGATCTGTGCCAAGGAGAGCAGGAGTTCCTGCATAAGAGGAAGAGAGTCGTTGCTGGTGCCCTGAAAAGGGTTCTTCATCTGGAAAGAGATCTACATGGACATGAG GTCCCAGTAATAGCTGTTATGGCAACAGGCGGAGGTCTCAGAGCAATGTCAGCTATGTTTGGCCACCTCTTAGCCCTTCAGAAGCTAAATCTGTTGGACTGTGTCACCTATCTCACAGGGGCTTCTGGCTCAACATG GACCCTAGCAGACCTGTATGAGCATGCTGACTGGTCACAGAAGTCTCTGGAGGGGCCACTTAAAGCAGTTAAAGAGCAAGTGACAAAATGCAAACTCAACCTTATGTCTATAGACCATCTGAAGTATTATCACAAGGAACTTGCTGAAAGGGCAaaggcaggacatgtgccatcTTTTACAACTCTGTGGTCACTTGTTCAGGAGATGTTCTTACATGAGCGG CCAAGAAAGTACAAACTCACTGACCAGCGCAAGGCATTGGAGCATGGACAAAACCCACTGCCTTTCTATGCAGTCCTCAATGTGAAAGAGGAGAAGTTTGGTACTTTCAAATTTAGAG AGTGGGCAGATTTCTCTCCTTATGAAGTGGCCATACCAAAATATGGAGTCTCCAttccttcagaatattttgacaGTGAGTTCTTCATGGGAAGGAGAGTGAAGAAGCTGCCAGAATCTCGGATCTGCTACCTGGAAG GTCTTTGGACAAACATCTTTACTAGGAATTTGCTGGATGGCTTGTACTGGTCCTCAAATTCAAATGAATTCTGGGAACGGTGGTCCCAAGATATGGTAGATATAG AAAAACATTCTCCTGAGGAAGACATTACTGTTATTGAGCCTCCATCTTGTTTGTCAGGAAAGTTGTATGAAATGTTTCAGGACATTATGACCAAGCGTCCACTACTGGGAAAGTCACATAACTTCCTGAGAGGCTTAGAGTTTCATAAGGATTATATCCATCAGAAAAAATTTATTGAATGGAAAG acACTGTACTGGATGGTTTTCCTAACAATCTGACACCGCTGCAGAAATATCTTTGTCTGATAGATGTTGGCTATTTCATCAACACCAGTGGTGCAGCACTTTTCAAGCCAGAGAGGAATGTAGATGTCATTATATCCCTTGATTATGGTTTGGGACATGTGTTCAAG CAATTAGAGATGACATACAAATATTGCAAGATACAAAATATCCCATTCCCCAAAGTGGAGCTGAGTCCAGAAGAAGAGAAGAACCCAAAGGAATGTTATATATTTGCGGATGCAGAGGACCCCAGAGCACCTATAGTAATCCATTTTCCCTTGGTGAATGACACCTTTAAGGAATTCAAGGAGCCAG GGGTGAAGCGTGGTCACTCAGAGATGGAAGAAGGCAAAGTAAATCTGGAGAACAGCTGCTCACCATACTACCTCATTAGGCTAATTTACTCCTCTGAAAATTTTGATAAACTTGTGAACCTGAGCAGATACAACATCCTCAATAACAAGGACCTGCTCCTCCAGGCGATCAGGAGTGCCGTAGAAcgaaagaaaagcagaaggacTGGGAATTTCTCCAGCTACTCTGGATACCCCTAA
- the PLA2G4B gene encoding cytosolic phospholipase A2 beta isoform X5: MSQMVSLCQRLFQQQQQQHNKLPACLSADRSVNQIGVSVAAAIFGAMGSPPAKMKFCPIHMLSVRIIQAKNIKSRDLLTASDCYVRLWLPSAYPGKLRTKTIRNSDNPVWNETFYFRIQREVENILELAVCDEDALTKDDMQFTVLFNVARIRPGETIRETFALKSETERCYKKWESLEVEFWMERVPGPPEHLITNDVLVSREVCCLEVHVDINESRKYLREGKNLVLTVPASHERTQKTTEDTDTFYFHCVKAWEPVLKVRLQKVSDKEDDNSNLSDTLTVPLKFLPVGHKVKVTLPVRNNVPLQLYLQLNACTEKLDVRLGYDLCQGEQEFLHKRKRVVAGALKRVLHLERDLHGHEVPVIAVMATGGGLRAMSAMFGHLLALQKLNLLDCVTYLTGASGSTWTLADLYEHADWSQKSLEGPLKAVKEQVTKCKLNLMSIDHLKYYHKELAERAKAGHVPSFTTLWSLVQEMFLHERPRKYKLTDQRKALEHGQNPLPFYAVLNVKEEKFGTFKFREWADFSPYEVAIPKYGVSIPSEYFDSEFFMGRRVKKLPESRICYLEGLWTNIFTRNLLDGLYWSSNSNEFWERWSQDMVDIEKHSPEEDITVIEPPSCLSGKLYEMFQDIMTKRPLLGKSHNFLRGLEFHKDYIHQKKFIEWKDTVLDGFPNNLTPLQKYLCLIDVGYFINTSGAALFKPERNVDVIISLDYGLGHVFKQLEMTYKYCKIQNIPFPKVELSPEEEKNPKECYIFADAEDPRAPIVIHFPLVNDTFKEFKEPGVKRGHSEMEEGKVNLENSCSPYYLIRLIYSSENFDKLVNLSRYNILNNKDLLLQAIRSAVERKKSRRTGNFSSYSGYP; encoded by the exons tgacagcatCAGACTGCTATGTACGCTTGTGGCTGCCGTCTGCTTATCCTGGAAAGCTTCGGACCAAAACCATCAGGAATTCTGACAACCCTGTCTGGAATGAGACTTTCTACTTTAGGATCCAGAGGGAAGTCGAG AATATTTTAGAATTGGCAGTGTGTGATGAAGATGCACTCACCAAAGATGACATGCAGTTCACAGTTCTTTTTAATGTTGCTAGAATCAGACCTGGGGAGACAATCCGTGAGACATTTGCTTTGAAATCAGAG ACAGAGAGGTGCTATAAGAAATGGGAAAGTTTGGAAGTGGAATTCTGGATGGAAAGAGT TCCTGGTCCTCCAGAGCATCTCATTACCAATGATGTCCTAGTG TCCCGTGAGGTTTGCTGCTTGGAAGTGCATGTGGACATTAATGAAAGCAGGAAATACTTGAGAG AGGGTAAAAATCTCGTGCTAACGGTGCCTGCATCTCATGAGAGAACGCAGAAGACGACAGAGGACACCGACACTTTCTACTTCCACTGCGTGAAGGCTTGGGAGCCAGTTCTAAAAGTCAGGCTGCAG AAAGTTTCTGATAAGGAAGATGACAACAGCAATTTAAGTGACACCTTAACGGTACCACTGAAGTTTCTCCCTGTTGGACATAAAGTGAAAGTAACCCTTCCCGTAAGAAAC AATGTGCCACTACAGTTGTACCTCCAATTAAATGCTTG CACAGAAAAACTAGATGTGCGCTTAGGGTATGATCTGTGCCAAGGAGAGCAGGAGTTCCTGCATAAGAGGAAGAGAGTCGTTGCTGGTGCCCTGAAAAGGGTTCTTCATCTGGAAAGAGATCTACATGGACATGAG GTCCCAGTAATAGCTGTTATGGCAACAGGCGGAGGTCTCAGAGCAATGTCAGCTATGTTTGGCCACCTCTTAGCCCTTCAGAAGCTAAATCTGTTGGACTGTGTCACCTATCTCACAGGGGCTTCTGGCTCAACATG GACCCTAGCAGACCTGTATGAGCATGCTGACTGGTCACAGAAGTCTCTGGAGGGGCCACTTAAAGCAGTTAAAGAGCAAGTGACAAAATGCAAACTCAACCTTATGTCTATAGACCATCTGAAGTATTATCACAAGGAACTTGCTGAAAGGGCAaaggcaggacatgtgccatcTTTTACAACTCTGTGGTCACTTGTTCAGGAGATGTTCTTACATGAGCGG CCAAGAAAGTACAAACTCACTGACCAGCGCAAGGCATTGGAGCATGGACAAAACCCACTGCCTTTCTATGCAGTCCTCAATGTGAAAGAGGAGAAGTTTGGTACTTTCAAATTTAGAG AGTGGGCAGATTTCTCTCCTTATGAAGTGGCCATACCAAAATATGGAGTCTCCAttccttcagaatattttgacaGTGAGTTCTTCATGGGAAGGAGAGTGAAGAAGCTGCCAGAATCTCGGATCTGCTACCTGGAAG GTCTTTGGACAAACATCTTTACTAGGAATTTGCTGGATGGCTTGTACTGGTCCTCAAATTCAAATGAATTCTGGGAACGGTGGTCCCAAGATATGGTAGATATAG AAAAACATTCTCCTGAGGAAGACATTACTGTTATTGAGCCTCCATCTTGTTTGTCAGGAAAGTTGTATGAAATGTTTCAGGACATTATGACCAAGCGTCCACTACTGGGAAAGTCACATAACTTCCTGAGAGGCTTAGAGTTTCATAAGGATTATATCCATCAGAAAAAATTTATTGAATGGAAAG acACTGTACTGGATGGTTTTCCTAACAATCTGACACCGCTGCAGAAATATCTTTGTCTGATAGATGTTGGCTATTTCATCAACACCAGTGGTGCAGCACTTTTCAAGCCAGAGAGGAATGTAGATGTCATTATATCCCTTGATTATGGTTTGGGACATGTGTTCAAG CAATTAGAGATGACATACAAATATTGCAAGATACAAAATATCCCATTCCCCAAAGTGGAGCTGAGTCCAGAAGAAGAGAAGAACCCAAAGGAATGTTATATATTTGCGGATGCAGAGGACCCCAGAGCACCTATAGTAATCCATTTTCCCTTGGTGAATGACACCTTTAAGGAATTCAAGGAGCCAG GGGTGAAGCGTGGTCACTCAGAGATGGAAGAAGGCAAAGTAAATCTGGAGAACAGCTGCTCACCATACTACCTCATTAGGCTAATTTACTCCTCTGAAAATTTTGATAAACTTGTGAACCTGAGCAGATACAACATCCTCAATAACAAGGACCTGCTCCTCCAGGCGATCAGGAGTGCCGTAGAAcgaaagaaaagcagaaggacTGGGAATTTCTCCAGCTACTCTGGATACCCCTAA
- the PLA2G4B gene encoding cytosolic phospholipase A2 beta isoform X7 has translation MKFCPIHMLSVRIIQAKNIKSRDLLTASDCYVRLWLPSAYPGKLRTKTIRNSDNPVWNETFYFRIQREVENILELAVCDEDALTKDDMQFTVLFNVARIRPGETIRETFALKSETERCYKKWESLEVEFWMERVPGPPEHLITNDVLVSREVCCLEVHVDINESRKYLREGKNLVLTVPASHERTQKTTEDTDTFYFHCVKAWEPVLKVRLQKVSDKEDDNSNLSDTLTVPLKFLPVGHKVKVTLPVRNNVPLQLYLQLNACTEKLDVRLGYDLCQGEQEFLHKRKRVVAGALKRVLHLERDLHGHEVPVIAVMATGGGLRAMSAMFGHLLALQKLNLLDCVTYLTGASGSTWTLADLYEHADWSQKSLEGPLKAVKEQVTKCKLNLMSIDHLKYYHKELAERAKAGHVPSFTTLWSLVQEMFLHERPRKYKLTDQRKALEHGQNPLPFYAVLNVKEEKFGTFKFREWADFSPYEVAIPKYGVSIPSEYFDSEFFMGRRVKKLPESRICYLEGLWTNIFTRNLLDGLYWSSNSNEFWERWSQDMVDIEKHSPEEDITVIEPPSCLSGKLYEMFQDIMTKRPLLGKSHNFLRGLEFHKDYIHQKKFIEWKDTVLDGFPNNLTPLQKYLCLIDVGYFINTSGAALFKPERNVDVIISLDYGLGHVFKQLEMTYKYCKIQNIPFPKVELSPEEEKNPKECYIFADAEDPRAPIVIHFPLVNDTFKEFKEPGVKRGHSEMEEGKVNLENSCSPYYLIRLIYSSENFDKLVNLSRYNILNNKDLLLQAIRSAVERKKSRRTGNFSSYSGYP, from the exons tgacagcatCAGACTGCTATGTACGCTTGTGGCTGCCGTCTGCTTATCCTGGAAAGCTTCGGACCAAAACCATCAGGAATTCTGACAACCCTGTCTGGAATGAGACTTTCTACTTTAGGATCCAGAGGGAAGTCGAG AATATTTTAGAATTGGCAGTGTGTGATGAAGATGCACTCACCAAAGATGACATGCAGTTCACAGTTCTTTTTAATGTTGCTAGAATCAGACCTGGGGAGACAATCCGTGAGACATTTGCTTTGAAATCAGAG ACAGAGAGGTGCTATAAGAAATGGGAAAGTTTGGAAGTGGAATTCTGGATGGAAAGAGT TCCTGGTCCTCCAGAGCATCTCATTACCAATGATGTCCTAGTG TCCCGTGAGGTTTGCTGCTTGGAAGTGCATGTGGACATTAATGAAAGCAGGAAATACTTGAGAG AGGGTAAAAATCTCGTGCTAACGGTGCCTGCATCTCATGAGAGAACGCAGAAGACGACAGAGGACACCGACACTTTCTACTTCCACTGCGTGAAGGCTTGGGAGCCAGTTCTAAAAGTCAGGCTGCAG AAAGTTTCTGATAAGGAAGATGACAACAGCAATTTAAGTGACACCTTAACGGTACCACTGAAGTTTCTCCCTGTTGGACATAAAGTGAAAGTAACCCTTCCCGTAAGAAAC AATGTGCCACTACAGTTGTACCTCCAATTAAATGCTTG CACAGAAAAACTAGATGTGCGCTTAGGGTATGATCTGTGCCAAGGAGAGCAGGAGTTCCTGCATAAGAGGAAGAGAGTCGTTGCTGGTGCCCTGAAAAGGGTTCTTCATCTGGAAAGAGATCTACATGGACATGAG GTCCCAGTAATAGCTGTTATGGCAACAGGCGGAGGTCTCAGAGCAATGTCAGCTATGTTTGGCCACCTCTTAGCCCTTCAGAAGCTAAATCTGTTGGACTGTGTCACCTATCTCACAGGGGCTTCTGGCTCAACATG GACCCTAGCAGACCTGTATGAGCATGCTGACTGGTCACAGAAGTCTCTGGAGGGGCCACTTAAAGCAGTTAAAGAGCAAGTGACAAAATGCAAACTCAACCTTATGTCTATAGACCATCTGAAGTATTATCACAAGGAACTTGCTGAAAGGGCAaaggcaggacatgtgccatcTTTTACAACTCTGTGGTCACTTGTTCAGGAGATGTTCTTACATGAGCGG CCAAGAAAGTACAAACTCACTGACCAGCGCAAGGCATTGGAGCATGGACAAAACCCACTGCCTTTCTATGCAGTCCTCAATGTGAAAGAGGAGAAGTTTGGTACTTTCAAATTTAGAG AGTGGGCAGATTTCTCTCCTTATGAAGTGGCCATACCAAAATATGGAGTCTCCAttccttcagaatattttgacaGTGAGTTCTTCATGGGAAGGAGAGTGAAGAAGCTGCCAGAATCTCGGATCTGCTACCTGGAAG GTCTTTGGACAAACATCTTTACTAGGAATTTGCTGGATGGCTTGTACTGGTCCTCAAATTCAAATGAATTCTGGGAACGGTGGTCCCAAGATATGGTAGATATAG AAAAACATTCTCCTGAGGAAGACATTACTGTTATTGAGCCTCCATCTTGTTTGTCAGGAAAGTTGTATGAAATGTTTCAGGACATTATGACCAAGCGTCCACTACTGGGAAAGTCACATAACTTCCTGAGAGGCTTAGAGTTTCATAAGGATTATATCCATCAGAAAAAATTTATTGAATGGAAAG acACTGTACTGGATGGTTTTCCTAACAATCTGACACCGCTGCAGAAATATCTTTGTCTGATAGATGTTGGCTATTTCATCAACACCAGTGGTGCAGCACTTTTCAAGCCAGAGAGGAATGTAGATGTCATTATATCCCTTGATTATGGTTTGGGACATGTGTTCAAG CAATTAGAGATGACATACAAATATTGCAAGATACAAAATATCCCATTCCCCAAAGTGGAGCTGAGTCCAGAAGAAGAGAAGAACCCAAAGGAATGTTATATATTTGCGGATGCAGAGGACCCCAGAGCACCTATAGTAATCCATTTTCCCTTGGTGAATGACACCTTTAAGGAATTCAAGGAGCCAG GGGTGAAGCGTGGTCACTCAGAGATGGAAGAAGGCAAAGTAAATCTGGAGAACAGCTGCTCACCATACTACCTCATTAGGCTAATTTACTCCTCTGAAAATTTTGATAAACTTGTGAACCTGAGCAGATACAACATCCTCAATAACAAGGACCTGCTCCTCCAGGCGATCAGGAGTGCCGTAGAAcgaaagaaaagcagaaggacTGGGAATTTCTCCAGCTACTCTGGATACCCCTAA
- the PLA2G4B gene encoding cytosolic phospholipase A2 beta isoform X3 has product MPEMKFCPIHMLSVRIIQAKNIKSRDLWTVPLSCQNLAGQCYSLLDTSLKYLGISGCSRNLPSSPDSSSERHQPGDFLSHRCQASQMTASDCYVRLWLPSAYPGKLRTKTIRNSDNPVWNETFYFRIQREVENILELAVCDEDALTKDDMQFTVLFNVARIRPGETIRETFALKSETERCYKKWESLEVEFWMERVPGPPEHLITNDVLVSREVCCLEVHVDINESRKYLREGKNLVLTVPASHERTQKTTEDTDTFYFHCVKAWEPVLKVRLQKVSDKEDDNSNLSDTLTVPLKFLPVGHKVKVTLPVRNNVPLQLYLQLNACTEKLDVRLGYDLCQGEQEFLHKRKRVVAGALKRVLHLERDLHGHEVPVIAVMATGGGLRAMSAMFGHLLALQKLNLLDCVTYLTGASGSTWTLADLYEHADWSQKSLEGPLKAVKEQVTKCKLNLMSIDHLKYYHKELAERAKAGHVPSFTTLWSLVQEMFLHERPRKYKLTDQRKALEHGQNPLPFYAVLNVKEEKFGTFKFREWADFSPYEVAIPKYGVSIPSEYFDSEFFMGRRVKKLPESRICYLEGLWTNIFTRNLLDGLYWSSNSNEFWERWSQDMVDIEKHSPEEDITVIEPPSCLSGKLYEMFQDIMTKRPLLGKSHNFLRGLEFHKDYIHQKKFIEWKDTVLDGFPNNLTPLQKYLCLIDVGYFINTSGAALFKPERNVDVIISLDYGLGHVFKQLEMTYKYCKIQNIPFPKVELSPEEEKNPKECYIFADAEDPRAPIVIHFPLVNDTFKEFKEPGVKRGHSEMEEGKVNLENSCSPYYLIRLIYSSENFDKLVNLSRYNILNNKDLLLQAIRSAVERKKSRRTGNFSSYSGYP; this is encoded by the exons A tgacagcatCAGACTGCTATGTACGCTTGTGGCTGCCGTCTGCTTATCCTGGAAAGCTTCGGACCAAAACCATCAGGAATTCTGACAACCCTGTCTGGAATGAGACTTTCTACTTTAGGATCCAGAGGGAAGTCGAG AATATTTTAGAATTGGCAGTGTGTGATGAAGATGCACTCACCAAAGATGACATGCAGTTCACAGTTCTTTTTAATGTTGCTAGAATCAGACCTGGGGAGACAATCCGTGAGACATTTGCTTTGAAATCAGAG ACAGAGAGGTGCTATAAGAAATGGGAAAGTTTGGAAGTGGAATTCTGGATGGAAAGAGT TCCTGGTCCTCCAGAGCATCTCATTACCAATGATGTCCTAGTG TCCCGTGAGGTTTGCTGCTTGGAAGTGCATGTGGACATTAATGAAAGCAGGAAATACTTGAGAG AGGGTAAAAATCTCGTGCTAACGGTGCCTGCATCTCATGAGAGAACGCAGAAGACGACAGAGGACACCGACACTTTCTACTTCCACTGCGTGAAGGCTTGGGAGCCAGTTCTAAAAGTCAGGCTGCAG AAAGTTTCTGATAAGGAAGATGACAACAGCAATTTAAGTGACACCTTAACGGTACCACTGAAGTTTCTCCCTGTTGGACATAAAGTGAAAGTAACCCTTCCCGTAAGAAAC AATGTGCCACTACAGTTGTACCTCCAATTAAATGCTTG CACAGAAAAACTAGATGTGCGCTTAGGGTATGATCTGTGCCAAGGAGAGCAGGAGTTCCTGCATAAGAGGAAGAGAGTCGTTGCTGGTGCCCTGAAAAGGGTTCTTCATCTGGAAAGAGATCTACATGGACATGAG GTCCCAGTAATAGCTGTTATGGCAACAGGCGGAGGTCTCAGAGCAATGTCAGCTATGTTTGGCCACCTCTTAGCCCTTCAGAAGCTAAATCTGTTGGACTGTGTCACCTATCTCACAGGGGCTTCTGGCTCAACATG GACCCTAGCAGACCTGTATGAGCATGCTGACTGGTCACAGAAGTCTCTGGAGGGGCCACTTAAAGCAGTTAAAGAGCAAGTGACAAAATGCAAACTCAACCTTATGTCTATAGACCATCTGAAGTATTATCACAAGGAACTTGCTGAAAGGGCAaaggcaggacatgtgccatcTTTTACAACTCTGTGGTCACTTGTTCAGGAGATGTTCTTACATGAGCGG CCAAGAAAGTACAAACTCACTGACCAGCGCAAGGCATTGGAGCATGGACAAAACCCACTGCCTTTCTATGCAGTCCTCAATGTGAAAGAGGAGAAGTTTGGTACTTTCAAATTTAGAG AGTGGGCAGATTTCTCTCCTTATGAAGTGGCCATACCAAAATATGGAGTCTCCAttccttcagaatattttgacaGTGAGTTCTTCATGGGAAGGAGAGTGAAGAAGCTGCCAGAATCTCGGATCTGCTACCTGGAAG GTCTTTGGACAAACATCTTTACTAGGAATTTGCTGGATGGCTTGTACTGGTCCTCAAATTCAAATGAATTCTGGGAACGGTGGTCCCAAGATATGGTAGATATAG AAAAACATTCTCCTGAGGAAGACATTACTGTTATTGAGCCTCCATCTTGTTTGTCAGGAAAGTTGTATGAAATGTTTCAGGACATTATGACCAAGCGTCCACTACTGGGAAAGTCACATAACTTCCTGAGAGGCTTAGAGTTTCATAAGGATTATATCCATCAGAAAAAATTTATTGAATGGAAAG acACTGTACTGGATGGTTTTCCTAACAATCTGACACCGCTGCAGAAATATCTTTGTCTGATAGATGTTGGCTATTTCATCAACACCAGTGGTGCAGCACTTTTCAAGCCAGAGAGGAATGTAGATGTCATTATATCCCTTGATTATGGTTTGGGACATGTGTTCAAG CAATTAGAGATGACATACAAATATTGCAAGATACAAAATATCCCATTCCCCAAAGTGGAGCTGAGTCCAGAAGAAGAGAAGAACCCAAAGGAATGTTATATATTTGCGGATGCAGAGGACCCCAGAGCACCTATAGTAATCCATTTTCCCTTGGTGAATGACACCTTTAAGGAATTCAAGGAGCCAG GGGTGAAGCGTGGTCACTCAGAGATGGAAGAAGGCAAAGTAAATCTGGAGAACAGCTGCTCACCATACTACCTCATTAGGCTAATTTACTCCTCTGAAAATTTTGATAAACTTGTGAACCTGAGCAGATACAACATCCTCAATAACAAGGACCTGCTCCTCCAGGCGATCAGGAGTGCCGTAGAAcgaaagaaaagcagaaggacTGGGAATTTCTCCAGCTACTCTGGATACCCCTAA